Proteins encoded by one window of Sorex araneus isolate mSorAra2 chromosome 3, mSorAra2.pri, whole genome shotgun sequence:
- the LTB4R gene encoding leukotriene B4 receptor 1 — translation MAANTTGPAAPSGARASFIPSLASCLLSVALALGLPGNLFVVWSILAKMRKRSVTALLVLNLAVADLAVLLTAPFFLHSLARGTWIFGLFGCRLCHYVCGVSMYGSVLLITTMSLDRSLAVARPFLSQKLRTKAVAWRVLVGIWVVSVLLATPVIAYRKVGLTPNNRTMCFSKYPTNNDKAFHLLFEAITGFLLPFAAIVASYSDIGRRLQARRFRRSRRTGRLVVLIILAFAAFWLPYHVVNLAEASRALAGAPLMASDPAGKRLSLARNVLIALAFLSSSVNPVLYACAGGGLLRSAGVGFVAKLLEGTGSEMSSTRRLGTLGGQTVRGAPVPAEPGPTNSLTVSRDDPPE, via the coding sequence ATGGCTGCCAACACTACGGGCCCCGCCGCGCCCTCCGGAGCAAGGGCCTCCTTCATCCCGTCGCTGGCCAGCTGCCTCCTGTCTGTGGCGCTGGCCCTGGGGCTTCCTGGCAACCTTTTTGTGGTGTGGAGCATCCTGGCAAAGATGCGCAAGCGCTCGGTCACAGCCCTGCTGGTGCTGAACCTGGCAGTGGCCGACCTGGCCGTGCTGCTCACCGCCCCGTTCTTCCTGCACTCTCTGGCCCGCGGCACCTGGATTTTCGGCCTCTTTGGCTGCCGCCTGTGCCACTACGTCTGCGGCGTCAGCATGTATGGCAGCGTCCTACTTATCACCACCATGAGTCTGGACCGCTCGCTGGCTGTGGCCCGGCCCTTCCTCTCCCAGAAGCTGCGCACCAAGGCGGTGGCCTGGCGGGTGCTGGTGGGCATCTGGGTGGTGTCGGTGCTCCTGGCCACGCCGGTCATCGCCTACCGCAAGGTGGGTCTGACGCCAAACAACCGGACAATGTGCTTCTCGAAGTACCCCACGAACAACGACAAGGCTTTTCACCTGCTCTTCGAGGCCATCACCGGCTTCCTGCTGCCCTTCGCGGCCATCGTGGCCAGCTACTCGGACATCGGGAGGCGCCTGCAGGCGCGCCGCTTCCGCCGCAGCCGCCGCACCGgccgcctggtggtgctcatcatcctggccttCGCCGCCTTCTGGCTGCCCTATCACGTGGTGAACTTGGCCGAGGCGAGCCGCGCGCTGGCCGGAGCGCCCCTGATGGCCTCGGACCCCGCGGGCAAGCGCCTGAGCCTGGCCCGCAACGTGCTCATCGCGCTGGCCTTCCTGAGCAGCAGCGTCAACCCGGTGCTCTACGCGTGCGCGGGCGGCGGCCTGCTGCGCTCGGCCGGCGTGGGCTTCGTGGCCAAACTGCTGGAGGGCACCGGCTCTGAGATGTCCAGCACCCGCCGCCTTGGCACCCTGGGCGGCCAGACCGTGCGGGGCGCCCCTGTCCCGGCCGAGCCGGGTCCCACCAACAGCCTCACGGTGTCCCGCGACGACCCTCCGGAGTGA